A single Drechmeria coniospora strain ARSEF 6962 chromosome 03, whole genome shotgun sequence DNA region contains:
- a CDS encoding ER to golgi transport protein, with protein MRSLPAFQTSLHSALDLSALTRPPTRHHQRETRPLARASDDFTDFLPVTIVLLRRSVMEQFPDHVDAPLKANGTPIREPSLRKSPVATPPERWPPDRWTPASKRDHTYAPTVTWSSSGRARHGRQKSLSDAFRTIRARNGSISQNAHEIADALRAPVSPKLVVLCLLWYASSALTNTSSKSILMAFHKPATLTIVQFAFVSSLCIVISWLAALFPVLRSKVAVLRHPIRRPSRQVIIATLPLAAFQIGGHLLSSTATAKIPVSLVHTIKGLSPLFTVFAYRIFYNIRYPQTTYLSLIPLTLGVMLACSGKSSYDGQLLGVFQALLATIIFVSQNIVSKKIFNEAAKAEAEASSVQTKKLDKLNLLCYSSGMAFLVTLPIWFWSEGISLLTDFLHDGALDLSNNPLAMDHGRLTLEFIFNGVFHFCQNLLAFVLLSMVSPVTYSVASLIKRVFVIVMAIIWFKSPTTPVQAAGIGLTFLGLYLYDRSSESNKADRKARMMTQSRMATPLLPLIESPTGVEGGGSGPIGGTSAHPYTEGYFSHVSAAEDSKKADDNLGRGRSGRSNPGWSARK; from the exons ATGAGATCCCTGCC CGCCTTCCAGACCTCGCTTCACTCTGCTCTCGATCTCTCCGCATTGACGAGACCACCAACGAGACACCACCAACGAGAAACGAGACCTCTGGCGAGAGCCAGCGACGACTTCACCGATTTCCTCCCAGTCACCATCGTCCTACTGCGTCGCTCTGTCATGGAGCAGTTTCCCGACCATGTGGACGCGCCTCTCAAGGCCAACGGCACACCTATTCGAGAGCCGAGTCTCCGGAAGTCGCCGGTCGCAACCCCGCCCGAACGCTGGCCTCCCGATCGATGGACGCCCGCGTCGAAACGAGATCATACATATGCTCCGACTGTCACGTGGTCCAGCTCTGGTCGTGCCCGTCACGGTCGACAGAAGAGTCTGAGTGATGCCTTCCGGACGATACGAGCGAGAAATGGTAGCATAAGCCAAAATGCCCACGAAATCGCAGATGCTCTGCGAGCGCCCGTCTCGCCCAAGCTCGTC GTTCTGTGCCTGCTCTGGTACGCATCCTCCGCCTTGACCAACACATCCTCCAAATCAATCCTCATGGCCTTCCACAAGCCTGCGACCTTGACCATTGTCCAGTTCGCCTTCGTCTCCTCCCTCTGCATCGTCATATCCtggctcgccgccctcttcCCCGTGCTGCGCTCAAAGGTTGCCGTCCTGAGGCATCCCATCCGCCGGCCGAGTAGGCAGgtcatcatcgccacccTCCCGCTTGCTGCCTTTCAGATTGGCGGCCATCTCCTCAGCTCGACTGCGACGGCCAAAATACCCGTCTCCCTGGTCCACACGATCAAGGGCCTCTCGCCCCTCTTCACCGTTTTCGCCTACAGAATCTTCTACAACATCCGATACCCGCAAACGACCTACCTGTCACTCATTCCCCTCACCCTCGGCGTCATGCTGGCCTGCTCTGGCAAGTCAAGCTATGACGgacagctcctcggcgtcttTCAGGCACTCTTGGCCACCATCATATTTGTGTCCCAGAACATCGTCTCCAAGAAAATCTTCAACGAAGctgccaaggccgaggcggaagcGTCCAGTGTCCAGACCAAGAAGCTCGACAAGCTCAACCTGCTATGCTACTCCTCCGGAATGGCCTTCCTCGTCACGCTTCCAATCTGGTTTTGGTCCGAAGGCATCTCCCTTCTCACCGATTTTCTCCACGACGGCGCCTTGGACCTGAGCAATAATCCGCTCGCCATGGATCACGGCCGCCTCACGCTCGAGTTCATATTCAATGGCGTCTTTCACTTTTGCCAGAACTTGCTCGCTTTCGTCCTTCTTTCCATGGTCTCTCCCGTCACCTACTCGGTTGCGAGCTTGATCAAGAGAGttttcgtcatcgtcatggcCATTATTTGGTTCAAGAGCCCCACGACGCCCGTTCAagcggccggcatcggcctcaCCTTCTTGGGCCTCTACCTCTATGATCGATCGAGCGAGAGCAACAAGGCAGATCGGAAAGCTCGAATGATGACGCAGAGCCGAATGGCAACTCCTCTGTTGCCTTTGATCGAGAGCCCGACAGGGGTGGAAGGCGGAGGCAGCGGTCCCATTGGCGGAACGAGTGCCCATCCATACACTGAAGGGTACTTTAGCCACGTATCGGCTGCGGAAGATTCGAAGAAGGCGGATGACAATCTCGGACGTGGACGTTCCGGCCGTTCCAACCCCGGCTGGAGCGCCCGAAAATGA
- a CDS encoding splicing factor 3b, whose translation MAPPKMTKNQMKRAKKKEQRQAKAQVNPPIAYMPHRLRQSRLIDAPLQMNGAPQADGAPIVEEDEATAAKNGELADIAVTVERPELDESIADNEALAAYKDIFTKFGASLEDDEVAREANAGNQGDVFFGDDDDIPDEDEEHASKPKLSKKKRKQLMTLSVAELKSMVSRPEVVEWHDVSSLDPRLLVQVKAQRNIVSVPTHWSLKREYLSSKRGIEKSAFRLPDFIAQTGIAEMRDAVLEKEAEQTLKQKQRARVQPKMGKLDIDYQKLYDAFFRFQTKPELTRYGEVYYEGKEAEVDYQHFRPGDLGDATREALGMPSGSPPPWLINQQRVGPPPSYPTLKIPGLNVPPPPGGTWGYHPGGWGKPPIDELNRPLYGGDVLGLSTQGAAQALPGQQEAPTGEPVDRALWGELQPREEEQEEEESDEEDEDEEDDDDHVGGGADMTGLETPGGYASTVPPQGTETSMMGDMDLRKERTGYDTETPSGRAAYTVLKEQRTQGSSGLFGVGHQYDLSSAQRQNLPVLGAEDDSRKRKKPGDVDVALDVDALNQNDGISKDSIRQKFDEGSKEQGIGANWQHDEDLADMIAEESRKRQKTERERSDRRRDGNARR comes from the coding sequence ATGGCGCCCCCCAAGATGACAAAAAACCAGATGAAGcgggcgaagaagaaggagcagAGGCAGGCCAAGGCTCAGGTGAATCCTCCTATTGCTTATATGCCACATCGTCTTCGCCAAAGCAGACTTATTGACGCGCCCCTCCAGATGAATGGCGCACCGCAAGCAGATGGCGCGCCTatcgtcgaggaggatgaagccACAGCCGCCAAGAACGGCGAATTGGCCGATATCGCCGTCACGGTCGAGAGGCCGGAGTTGGACGAGTCTATTGCCGACAacgaggccctcgccgcgTACAAAGACATCTTTACCAAGTTTGGCGCTTCCTTGGAGGACGATGAGGTTGCGCGGGAAGCAAACGCCGGCAACCAGGGAGATGTCTtcttcggcgacgacgacgatatccccgacgaggacgaggaacaTGCCAGCAAACCGAAGCTTTCAAAAAAGAAACGCAAGCAGCTGATGACGCTCTCCGTTGCTGAGCTCAAGAGCATGGTCTCGCGGCCCGAAGTCGTCGAGTGGCACGACGTTTCCTCGCTCGACCCGcgtctcctcgtccaggTCAAGGCTCAACGGAACATCGTCTCAGTGCCGACGCATTGGTCTCTGAAGCGAGAGTATTTGTCGTCGAAACGAGGCATCGAAAAATCTGCGTTTCGGTTACCCGACTTCATCGCCCAAACGGGCATCGCCGAGATGAGAGACGCCGTCCTGGAGAAGGAAGCCGAGCAAACTCTGAAGCAAAAACAACGAGCGCGAGTGCAGCCCAAGATGGGAAAGCTCGACATCGACTACCAAAAACTCTACGATGCTTTCTTCCGCTTCCAGACCAAGCCGGAGCTGACACGCTATGGCGAGGTCTACTACGAGGGGAAGGAAGCCGAGGTCGATTACCAGCACTTCCGCCCTGGAGACTTGGGAGACGCCACGAGGGAGGCCCTTGGCATGCCTTCTGGTTCTCCGCCGCCCTGGCTCATCAATCAGCAGCGGGTCGGACCCCCCCCTTCCTACCCAACCCTGAAGATTCCCGGCCTCAACGTGCCCCCTCCGCCAGGAGGAACCTGGGGTTACCACCCAGGTGGCTGGGGCAAGCCGCCAATTGACGAGCTGAATCGTCCGCTTTATGGAGGCGACGTTCTCGGCTTGAGCACGCAAGGCGCCGCCCAAGCTCTCCCGGGACAACAGGAGGCGCCCACGGGTGAACCCGTCGACCGCGCCCTGTGGGGAGAGCTGCAGCcgcgcgaggaggagcaagaggaggaggagtccgacgaggaagacgaggatgaagaggacgacgacgaccacgtTGGAGGAGGCGCCGACATGACCGGCCTCGAGACCCCTGGTGGATACGCTAGCACCGTACCGCCTCAGGGCACGGAGACGTCCATGATGGGAGACATGGATCTTCGAAAGGAGCGCACTGGCTACGACACCGAGACACCGTCCGGCCGGGCCGCCTATACGGTTCTGAAAGAACAACGAACCCAGGGTAGCAGTGGCCTCTTTGGTGTCGGCCACCAGTACGATCTGAGCTCGGCTCAACGCCAGAACTTGCCCGTTCTCGGTGCCGAAGATGACTCTCGTAAGCGCAAGAAGCCTggcgatgtcgacgtcgcactcgacgtcgacgccctgAACCAGAATGACGGCATCAGCAAAGACTCCATCCGTCAGAAATTCGACGAAGGTAGCAAGGAACAAGGCATAGGCGCCAACTGGCAGCATGACGAAGACTTGGCCGACATGATTGCCGAGGAAAGCCGCAAGCGCCAGAAGACGGAGAGGGAGCGTAGCGACCGCCGCAGAGATGGAAACGCGAGGCGCTGA
- a CDS encoding Zinc finger domain-containing protein, PHD-finger, protein MTVQSPYQRSTPFLHRTWLRGVKALQDSSVMGNIMTSPAHKGSYQGDGHGPRPTKRRRLSSSGSLDVDRLIASPQTTESGPILRIEVLKLLHKDSKKIKSYQATAMPRDVLTTKANCRITIQDMAQATPRVLHCQSQPCNLTTYKNPVGPHRLARVDLPHSFYVPKDSILVNRPDDNKHDLSDSYQLLVELETTDGLGWPPLDPHDLGVPTSAFHGRGTNQHCIFSSRFDSVIGRLKQGLSLSTSYPSDQSAHQTSYVMDVDLRWATGFKALKRPLDKDSKPCITAIDPDAIRCTGTSFDPVADHAATGHFGGDMSHENEDDLAGDQTPSRSLRIREKSKVYNLKVLSDQAQGRDRKKRERSASAAENEGRVQYLLPTDQPVCLDFHRCISCGAYHESMPQLQLHLQTFHPAYSYSLETTSQGPQFRVSSLRESFATPGKSQARQAKAFHLATVLPDDHLHHPANANRNLFGSPSARVHSVRLPSASPTPSGPRASTRRIARPIPRRPLVPNIPQPLFHPISKARLSPGQEVPCITPDDTWLIQKHRESIADFSDVTAAEKEYIWEWDGYILRKNVTSTAYFPRAWLGFVREKASWLVEEPRRMLEFGKHASVLLARDVLDNRIMDEALAFINAERASSHATLEEQSSGWTSFQGADGAVVKSPRPSQIRKGSNGCAVCQLPVRGPTTLVCSNKVRSPVGIYFRSGELLLTLPQSCLRRLHHSTCIENEAKMPATRYDWLCNACCDAAGSA, encoded by the coding sequence ATGACTGTGCAAAGTCCCTACCAGCGAAGCACCCCCTTTCTGCACCGCACCTGGCTTCGGGGAGTCAAGGCTCTCCAGGATTCGTCAGTCATGGGAAACATCATGACCTCGCCCGCCCACAAGGGCAGCTACCAAGGggacggccacggcccgcGTCCGACCAAGCGCCGTCGTCTGTCCTCCTCTGGCTCGCTCGACGTGGACCGCCTCATCGCCTCGCCGCAGACGACCGAGTCCGGCCCGATACTGCGCATCGAGGTCCTCAAGTTGCTGCACAAAGACTCCAAAAAGATCAAGTCGTATCAGGCCACGGCCATGCCGCGCGATGTGCTCACCACCAAGGCCAACTGCCGAATCACCATCCAGGACATGGCCCAAGCAACTCCGCGAGTCCTGCACTGCCAGAGCCAGCCCTGCAACTTGACCACGTACAAGAACCCCGTCGGACCTCATCGGCTCGCCCGCGTCGACCTGCCCCATTCGTTTTATGTGCCCAAGGACAGCATTCTCGTCAACAGGCCGGACGACAATAAGCATGACCTCTCCGACTCGTATCAGCTTCTTGTCGAGCTGGAAACcaccgacggcctcggctggCCGCCGCTTGACCCGCACGACTTGGGTGTTCCGACGAGCGCCTTCCATGGCCGCGGCACGAACCAGCATTGCATCTTCTCTAGCCGCTTTGATAGTGTCATCGGCAGGCTAAAGCAAGGGCTGAGTCTGTCGACGAGCTATCCCTCGGACCAATCCGCTCACCAGACGAGCTACGTCATGGACGTGGACTTGCGTTGGGCAACCGGGTTCAAAGCCTTGAAGCGCCCCTTGGACAAGGATTCCAAACCCTGCATCACTGCCATTGATCCGGACGCCATTCGCTGCACCGGCACCAGCTTCGATCCTGTGGCGGATCACGCGGCAACCGGCCATTTCGGCGGGGACATGTCTCATGAAAACGAAGACGATCTTGCCGGCGATCAAACGCCCTCTCGATCTCTCCGCATCCGCGAGAAGTCAAAAGTCTACAATCTGAAGGTCTTGAGCGACCAAGCCCAGGGCAGGGATCGAAAGAAGCGGGAAAGAAGCGCCAGCGCGGCGGAGAATGAGGGGCGAGTGCAGTATCTCTTGCCCACCGACCAACCCGTCTGCCTCGATTTCCACCGCTGTATCAGCTGCGGCGCCTATCACGAATCCATGCCGCAGCTCCAACTTCACTTGCAAACTTTTCACCCCGCATATTCGTATTCGCTGGAGACGACGAGTCAAGGTCCCCAGTTTCGCGTCTCCTCCCTCCGAGAATCGTTCGCAACACCAGGCAAGAGTCAGGCGCGCCAGGCGAAAGCCTTCCACCTAGCGACTGTCCTGCCAGACGATCATCTCCATCACCCGGCGAATGCAAATCGCAATTTGTTCGGATCCCCATCGGCAAGAGTCCACTCGGTGAGGCTAccatccgcctcgccgacccCCAGCGGACCGAGGGCTTCGACGCGCCGCATCGCGAGGCCGATACCGAGGAGGCCTTTAGTTCCCAACATCCCTCAGCCGCTTTTCCATCCCATCAGCAAGGCACGGTTGAGCCCTGGACAGGAAGTACCCTGCATCACGCCGGATGACACCTGGCTCATCCAAAAACACCGCGAGAGCATAGCTGATTTCTCCGATGTCACGGCCGCCGAGAAAGAGTACATTTGGGAATGGGATGGCTATATCCTGCGGAAGAACgtcacgtcgacggcctaCTTCCCACGCGCATGGCTCGGTTTTGTGCGGGAGAAGGCTTCATGGCTGGTCGAGGAGCCACGTCGGATGCTGGAATTCGGGAAGCACGCGAGCGTATTGCTAGCTCGCGACGTGCTGGACAACAGGATCATGGATGAGGCGTTGGCCTTTATCAACGCAGAAAGGGCAAGTTCGCATGCGACTCTCGAGGAGCAGTCGAGTGGGTGGACGAGCTTTCAGGGTGCAGACGGAGCCGTGGTGAAGTCCCCCAGACCATCACAGATTCGTAAGGGCAGCAACGGCTGTGCTGTGTGCCAGCTTCCAGTTCGTGGACCGACGACGCTGGTCTGCTCCAACAAGGTGCGCTCCCCTGTCGGCATCTATTTCCGGTCTGGTGAATTGTTGTTGACATTGCCACAGTCTTGTTTGCGCCGTCTGCACCATTCCACGTGTATCGAGAATGAAGCCAAGATGCCGGCGACTCGGTACGATTGGCTTTGCAATGCCTGCTGCGACGCCGCCGGTTCGGCCTAG
- a CDS encoding serine/arginine repetitive matrix protein 1 yields the protein MDRDRDGRGRRYNDGEIIRYGAGESWRPTPRGGSRSPRRARSPVRERPRSPRARSPHPRSPAIPGSDSYVPGRHQPRRRSRSAGDRYRHERSRERDSPRRRERSRSPMRRPSPRRSSSRRASPIRDRPLERERPRSPRREWINDRDHTPRDRDRDWDRDRNRDRDRDRDRDRDRDRDRDRDRDRDRDRDRDRHRDRDFERRDERRRSRSPFSRDRRERSPPGKSHPHASTGAAQRPRSRSPSRRGDGYQSYRRASPIRDSGHSSTINSCPVSERASPRPQSTRARSPAVSLEGTPQPVATSGSASVRDTPRSGLRDSNTPSVKSPPRGPATHKPSLSGPGSNRCSASSPTASVSRQSQTAGGMQHRPDTTGTANPPSGPRGYVPPTRGAYGSRAGRGGWSQPPSRQSSGLSQPSTPVGSSSIPTGPRGAGGNASYPSIPGQVRASNPPPGPSAHHGGQRQSLAQSLLSTMPMIVPGGKLEPSMTPLTTGVTRELEGHYRKLRDEEEKLRDELRLKQEKLRKSLYVWNKLERESRAWELRSDLSEKSMKNLAGEGTGGAAF from the exons ATGGATCGCGatcgagacggacgaggacgcag ATACAACGATGGTGAAATAATCAGatacggcgccggcgagtcCTGGAGACCGACCCCCCGGGGCGGAAGTCGATCCCCGAGAAGGGCAAGGAGTCCTGTGCGAGAACGACCTCGGAGCCCCAGGGCCAGGAGTCCTCACCCTCGCAGCCCTGCGATACCTGGTTCCGACAGTTATGTCCCTGGGAGGCATCAGCCACGCCGTCGCTCCAGGAGTGCTGGCGATCGTTACAGACATGAACGCTCGCGAGAGCGTGACAGTCCTCGCAGACGGGAGCGCTCTCGCTCTCCCATGAGACGACCCTCCCCCCGACGCAGTTCGTCGAGACGAGCATCGCCGATCCGCGACCGACCATTGGAGCGTGAGCGACCCCGATCCCCTCGCAGAGAGTGGATCAACGACAGGGACCACACACCTCGCGACCGTGACCGCGATTGGGATCGTGACCGAAATCGTGACCGAGATCGTGACCGAGATCGTGACCGAGATCGTGACCGAGATCGTGACCGAGATCGCGACCGAGATCGCGACCGAGATCGTGACCGCCACCGCGACCGAGATTTTGAGAGACGGGATGAGAG AAGacgctctcgctctccctTCAGTCGCGACCGCCGTGAGAGGAGCCCACCTGGCAAGTCCCATCCTCACGCCTCCACAGGCGCAGCTCAGAGGCCGAGATCTCGATCTCCCAGTCGACGTGGAGACGGCTATCAATCTTACCGACGAGCATCCCCTATCCGAGATTCTGGCCACTCTTCGACCATTAATTCCTGTCCCGTGTCCGAAAGAGCCTCCCCTCGACCCCAATCAACCAGAGCTCGGTCTCCTGCAGTGTCCTTGGAAGGAACTCCTCAACCAGTGGCAACTTCTGGATCCGCATCCGTCAGAGACACGCCTCGATCTGGGCTGCGCGATTCCAATACGCCTTCTGTAAAATCGCCTCCTCGGGGTCCTGCAACCCACAAACCCTCGCTGTCAGGTCCTGGCTCCAACCGCTGTTCGGCTTCCTCTCCTACCGCTTCGGTCTCGAGGCAATCTCAGACGGCTGGTGGCATGCAACACCGGCCTGATACAACTGGCACTGCCAACCCACCTTCAGGACCCCGCGGGTATGTCCCCCCAACGAGGGGAGCCTACGGTTCGCGCGCTGGGCGAGGTGGATGGAGTCAGCCACCATCCAGGCAAAGTTCGGGACTCTCCCAACCCTCTACACCTGTTGGTTCTTCGTCCATTCCCACAGGACCTCGCGGGGCTGGAGGGAACGCTTCATACCCTTCCATACCTGGTCAAGTACGTGCTAGCAATCCGCCACCTGGTCCCTCCGCTCATCATGGTGGACAACGACAAAGCCTCGCCCAGAGCCTCCtttcgacgatgccgatgatcGTTCCGGGTGGAAAGCTCGAGCCTTCGATGACACCCCTCACGACTGGTGTCACAAGAGAACTGGAAGGTCACTACCGGAAGCTTCgcgacgaagaagagaaGCTACGGGATGAGCTTCGACTGAAGCAGGAGAAGCTGCGAAAAAGCCTATACGTCTGGAACAAGCTTGAGCGAGAATCTCGTGCCTGGGAGCTGCGGAGCGACTTGAGTGAGAAGAGCATGAAGAATCTGGCTGGAGAAGGCACAGGTGGTGCGGCATTCTAG